A part of Candidatus Aminicenantes bacterium genomic DNA contains:
- a CDS encoding glycyl-radical enzyme activating protein — protein MKSKGIIFDIKKFAIHDGPGIRSTVFLKGCPLRCRWCHNPEGISENPEFMVFSKRCLDGCRACIKACLRKALSKRRGIITITRSRCDLCGRCVEACPAEALQMAGRFVTCANVIDELAKDAVFYRSSQGGVTFSGGEPMQQVRFLHGLLLGAKRKGWHTALDTCGHAPWASFRKILPLVDLFLFDLKCIAAARHRRLTGESNELILDNLTRLAAAARSLAVRIPLIPGSNDSASELTRLADFCTSLPQAHPVQLLPYHSGGSGKRERLGQDDPLPGTRPPTAAELNAIIEIFRQRKLAVTIGG, from the coding sequence ATGAAGAGCAAGGGCATCATTTTTGACATCAAGAAATTCGCCATCCACGACGGGCCCGGCATACGCAGCACGGTGTTCTTGAAAGGATGTCCCTTGCGCTGCCGCTGGTGCCACAACCCGGAAGGCATTTCCGAAAACCCCGAGTTCATGGTCTTTTCCAAACGTTGCCTGGATGGCTGCCGCGCCTGCATCAAGGCCTGTTTACGCAAAGCATTGAGCAAGCGCCGGGGCATTATAACTATCACCCGCAGCCGCTGCGACCTTTGCGGCCGCTGCGTTGAAGCCTGCCCCGCCGAGGCGCTGCAAATGGCCGGGCGCTTCGTCACTTGCGCGAACGTTATCGACGAATTGGCCAAGGATGCCGTTTTCTACCGAAGTTCGCAAGGCGGAGTCACTTTTTCGGGCGGCGAACCCATGCAACAGGTCCGTTTTTTGCATGGGCTTCTGCTCGGCGCGAAGCGGAAAGGCTGGCACACGGCCCTGGACACCTGCGGCCACGCTCCCTGGGCCAGCTTCAGGAAAATCCTGCCGCTGGTCGATCTTTTTCTTTTCGACCTGAAATGCATCGCTGCGGCCAGGCATCGCCGCTTAACCGGCGAGTCCAACGAGCTGATCCTGGATAACCTGACGCGCCTTGCGGCCGCGGCCCGCTCCCTGGCCGTCCGCATTCCGCTCATCCCCGGCAGCAACGATTCGGCAAGCGAGCTGACGCGTCTGGCCGATTTCTGCACGTCTTTGCCGCAAGCGCACCCGGTGCAGCTTCTCCCCTACCATTCGGGAGGCAGCGGCAAGAGGGAGCGCCTGGGCCAGGACGATCCGCTGCCTGGCACCCGGCCGCCTACGGCCGCGGAGCTGAATGCGATCATTGAAATATTTCGGCAAAGAAAACTTGCCGTGACCATTGGAGGCTGA